A genomic region of Myxococcaceae bacterium JPH2 contains the following coding sequences:
- the rplB gene encoding 50S ribosomal protein L2, which yields MGIKKYKPTSAARRLMTVSDFADITKDTPEKSLTEPLKRSGGRNVHGHITRRHQGGGHKRRFRVIDFKRRDKDGVPAKVVAIEYDPNRTANIALLHYADGEKRYILAPVGLSVGDTVFAGANADIRPGNSLPLQNIPVGTVVHNVELKPGRGAQIIRSAGTSGQLMAKEDRYAQVRMPSGAVRKVLIECRATVGQVGNIEHEIIRIGKAGKSRWLGIRPTVRGLAMNPVDHPHGGGEGKSGQGNPHPVSPWGKKTKGLTTRTNKRTDKFIVSSRRQGARSQ from the coding sequence ATGGGCATCAAGAAGTACAAGCCGACCAGCGCCGCCCGCCGTCTGATGACGGTGTCCGATTTCGCGGACATCACCAAGGACACGCCCGAGAAGAGCCTGACCGAGCCGCTGAAGCGCTCGGGTGGCCGCAACGTTCACGGGCACATCACCCGCCGCCACCAGGGCGGTGGACACAAGCGCCGCTTCCGCGTCATCGACTTCAAGCGTCGTGACAAGGACGGCGTGCCGGCCAAGGTCGTTGCCATCGAGTACGACCCGAACCGCACCGCCAACATCGCGCTGCTGCACTACGCGGACGGTGAGAAGCGCTACATTCTGGCCCCGGTGGGCCTGAGCGTGGGCGACACCGTGTTCGCCGGCGCGAACGCCGACATCCGGCCGGGCAACAGCCTCCCGCTCCAGAACATCCCCGTGGGCACGGTCGTGCACAACGTGGAGCTGAAGCCGGGGCGCGGCGCCCAGATCATCCGCTCGGCCGGCACCTCCGGTCAGCTGATGGCCAAGGAAGACCGTTACGCTCAGGTGCGTATGCCCTCGGGCGCCGTGCGCAAGGTGCTCATCGAGTGCCGCGCTACGGTGGGCCAGGTCGGCAACATCGAGCACGAGATCATCCGCATCGGCAAGGCGGGTAAGAGCCGGTGGCTGGGTATCCGGCCCACCGTCCGCGGTCTGGCGATGAACCCGGTCGACCACCCGCACGGTGGTGGTGAGGGTAAGTCGGGCCAGGGTAATCCGCACCCGGTGTCTCCGTGGGGCAAGAAGACGAAGGGCCTCACCACGCGCACCAACAAGCGCACCGACAAGTTCATCGTGAGCAGCCGCCGCCAGGGCGCGCGCAGCCAGTAA